The DNA window cgtcaaaggaagaaaagctcgacaggctAGCAGAAAAATGCGATATTCGAAGttcaattccttcaaggatgaagcatCAAGCAATCTTGGAAGTTAACGCAAATGGACCACTGATAGTAAGAAGGAGCACCATCATCCATACTGGACAATCTGCAtaccaacaaacccaagaggacgACACTAAAGAGGAAGTCCAatatgtcttccacatcacgatccaagaaggcaaagaagacgAGACCCCTGAAGAAAATGTCACTGCTGTACCACCACAACTTGAGGATGGGCgggcaagccacggttgacGATCTCAAGGAGCTTAACTTGGGCACAAAAGATGAGCAAAAACCTATCTTTGTAAGTGCACTGCTAAGAGTAGACGAGATAAATGAGTACTACCAACTGctatcagagtacaaagacatatttgcttggacttacaaagaaatgcccggccttgaccctgtcatcgatgtgcatcatcttgcagtcaagcctggaacatgaccgataaagcaaactcaaatgcgctatcgatccgagctcattccacaaatcgaggcagaaattgacaagctaatcgaagcaggattcattcgagaggtgcaataccccaagtggatctccaacatcgtcatcgtccttaagaaatctggacaaatacgtgtttgcgtagacttccgaGACCTCAACGACGCTTGCCCGAATgacgacttccccttgccaatcatcgaaatcatggtggatgcaaccactggccacgaggcactgtcattcatggacagctcttctggatacaatcaaattcgtatggctctcgaagacgaggaactaacagcattctgcactccaaaaggtatctactgttacaaggtgatgccatttggtctaaagaacgttggagctacatatcaacgcgcaatgcaaaaaatcttcaatgacatgctacacaagaacgtACAATGTTATGTGGACAATgtggtggtcaaaacaaagaaaatatcagatcatttgaaggatttgcgagtagtgttcgaaaggctgcgaaaatacaacctcaagatgaacccgttaaaatgtgcGTTTGACGTCACCTCcggaaagttcctcggcttcattgtcaagcaccatggtattgaagtggaccaataaaaaatcaaggccattcaaagcatgcctgagccaagaaacctgcacgagctgaaaagtctacaaggacggctagccttcatcaaacgtttcatctctaaccttgcagggcgttgtcaaccgttcagccGACTTATGAAGAAGGATGTTCCGTTTGTATGGGacgaagcatgccacaatgcttttgaaagcataaaaaagtatttgtcaagtccacctgtcttgggggcgcctgtgcccgggaaaccactcatattgtacatcgccgtcttcccgacatggacgattttcttcgacggatctgcacgagcagacggagcaggggcaggagtagtattcatgtcgtcGCAAAGACAGATATTACCTTATTCCTTTCAACTAAgtgaattatgctccaacaacgtcacTGAGTACCGAGCATTGATCATCGGACTCtaaatggcgatcaacatgggAATCACAGCCCTTGAGGTATTTGGcaactccaagctcataatcaatcaactcttaactgaatatgaggtgaggaaagatgatctcatcccatacttccggctggcaacTCAACTACTACAAGAGTTTGAGACTGTGACACTAGagcatgtgccaagaaaagaaaatcaaatggcagacgctcttgcCAACCTAACTTCaagcatgacattaggagaagacgaagctgcagacatgccagtctgccaaagatgggtgatcccccTCATCTCTGAAATGCTACaggatgatacaaatgtcatctcagtacttccagtcgatgttgaagaGTGGAGACAACTGCTGATCGATTACTTAgagcatggaaaacttccaGATGATTCTAGACACCGCTccgaaatacgtcgacgagcaccccgcttcctctattacaaagaaacactctaccgacgctctttcgaatgagtacttctgagatgcctaggtgaggaagaagttaatcaagccatggaagaagcacactcaggcgtatgcggggcgcatcaatctggaccaaagctacatttccagctcaaaagaatgggttactactggccaagcatggtgaaggactgcctggaacatgccaaaaggtgccaagcctgccaattccacgccaacttcatacaccaaccacctgagccattacaccctacagctacttcatggccattcgatgcatgagGATTGGACGTCGTATGACCAATTACTCCGAAATCATTTGTAGGAGAAGCTTACaccctagctgcaacagattacttctccaagtaggctgaagccatacccctaaaGGAAGTAAAAAAGGAAACTGTCGTCCATTTCATCAAGGAGCACATCATCCACTGATATggggtgcctcgctacatcatcactgaCAACGGAAAGCAATTCTCCAATTGACTCGTGGATGAGCtatgtgagaaatacaagttcaagcagcacaagtcttccatgtatcatgccctGGCCAatggtcttgcagaagcattcaacaaaacattatgcaatctcttaaagaaggtgatcggccgaacaaagagagactggcatgaaagaataagcgaagtactttgggcatatcggacgacacataggactcctacccaagctacgccttattctcttgtatatagcgtggaagctgttctaccgctcgaaagtcaaatcccctcactgagaatggctatacaagaaggcttgactgatgaggagaatgcaaagttacgccttcaagagttggaagcactcgacgaaagaaggctcgaaactcaacaacacttggaatacTACCAAGCAcagctatccaaggcattcaacaagaaggtccgcccaaggtctttccaaactggagatctcaTCCTCGCATTGCGTaagcctatcatcacaactcacaaaacgaaaagcaagttcacatcaaagtgggatggaccatacgtaatacaagaagtctacaccaacggcgcctacttaatcatggcagaagatggcttgaagattggccctatcaatggaatattcttgaagcgctactacccttaaaaggcgacaaccaaaGCTCCTAGCCtgtaagagcataaactgtgtacggcaaaatcatcataaaaaaaatgcatttgaactacgttatgacttgatctctcctcaacagagggtacgtaggcaacttgaaacgtcaaaacttcaagtacagtcacaccatctaaaaaaaaaaacactttaaagaatgaagagcaaattcaagaatgtaaatactttatttctttgtaAGAAGGAGTCGGCTCCAAAAGccatattacaaaaaaaaaaaaaaaatagaagatacTACTTGAAAACTATGTCCCGAAAACTACGAAGACGATCTTCAAGCAAGttttccaaagtcttcaaagttTCTGCCTCGGTGGGAGACAAGATAGGCAACTCTATAGTCATGCATTTCTCTCATTCTAGACGTGAAATCTCCTCCTGGTACTGAGAAAGTGTAGTTCCTTGCTCCGCAAGAACACTTTCAAGTTACGATGCTTCGATTACCAACTGTTTTCTCTCTCTCGCCAACGCGCACCTGGACATAAGATAAATAAGTCTCTCTAACTTGATAATCTCTCGAAGCAGCTTGCTGAGAAGACTGGACTTGAGCCAGTGACGAGTTTATTGTTGCTAGCTGATGAGCTCTAACATCTGGACTCAACTTCTCCAAGGAAATAGcacgcaaggaagaatactcagtcgaggcggccataagttcggcaatcttgatcttcaaggatgaagagtcaacgttaaggttgtcaatcacAGAAACAAGCTTCGACAAATCCTCATTGAGCAACGTAAGGTCTTCCAATGGGCACTTAGAAATCCTCTTCTCTATATGGCTCTTGATATCCATTGCCGCACTAAGACTGATGCGATGGATGACTTGCTCAGTACCGTTAAGGTTCGGCCCTCTCAAAGAGATCTCAGAGCTAGCTGGCAAAGGTGTTGGACTCATGACAGGTTCTTGCATACCTTCACCTACACATGGCAAACTTGGGAAGTTCGGCGGATTTGGAACAAGCTCTGCACCAGGCGAATCCCCGATCTCCCTGTCTGTAAGTAGTTCGCTCGCAAATAGCATCTCCGTATAGGAATAAACATCTGCAGTTgccaaatcaaaagaacaagaaggcccaacctaaagaggtaaaagaaagatgttagaaacaaaataatgaaaGCATAAGAAATCACAAGAGAGAATGAAGtacatacatctctctcaaatggCACACGGTCATCGAGTAGAGGAGGTCTaaacacttctttcttcttatgacgaaaattgacatcGCTGTCAACCTGAGCATCCTCAAGTGGTCGCTTGTTTGAAACTTGTTGACGCTGTTGCAAAATAAATCCATCTTCGTGCGAGTCAACTTCATCTCCCGTCTCTTCAGAAGCATCCGGATGTCGAGGAGACAAGCATGGGCGTTGAGGAGCTAAAGCTACAGGTTTATCTTGTAAGGAGCCGCACTGGTGCAATCAAGAGCTACCGCTTGCATAGGAACCACATGATAGCCCTCTCTCGACATATCATTGCCCGAGTGAGAAGAATTGGTACCACTTGCCATCCCCAAGTTCTTATAATatacctttgaccaccaacgAGCATAAACACGGGTCACTGGATCACTCTTGAACTCGTCCTTGGCTGGCAGCGTGATAACAACATTTGTACATGCACGGGTACACgactcccaatgcatatacACGGCTTGCAAGGATACtgattggttcttttctttcagCTTGCCTGGCAAgttttggacaaaaccaaattgcctgctGAAATGGTGGGGACTATATGGCTGAACAACGCATCGGTCTTCTTGCCGCAAAGAAACAAACCCCGAACGAAGActtataagataagataagtCTGACGAGCAGAGATGCGAATTGTCTACGATGCCTCGCCACACCGAGCCAACTCTCGCTAAGGGGtctatcttcaaatcttcacaaCTTTCAAATAGCGCTCGTGCCTGCAAATCATCAAGGCTTTTCGCGGAGAGCACGCTAGAATACTTCGTCATCAAAGGCCCCATCTTGGCTGCAGTCGATGAAAAAGGCCTTGACTTGTCTAGAGTCGTTAAAGAAAAGTGAGTGCCAAAATattcacccaaccaaccatacacatagtggtaaggAAGCACTGCAGCACGATCTTCAGTGCTTGCCGAGTTCGAAACAATGCTCAAGCCATTGTAAATGTTGGCTAAAACCGGAATAGCAAGACTAAAAAACTCACCTGTAGCCATCTTGCTAGCAATTTTGAAAACTCCAGGACGAACTAAGTTGACGTCGCTTGTcgggaaaacaaacttacaaagccaagCTAAGAAAGCAGCTAGGTAAGACTCATCCACATGCTATGATACTATGCCAAGATCCTTAAACGCTCTTAACTCGTCAGAAGAGCGGAGCTTGGTTGAGCCAATAACACCGGACGGGTCTAAGTCTCCCTTTGGCCTAGTAGTCTTGTTACGACAACTTTTCTTCGAATACCTCTTATACCTCATGGCCTCCCAGTACCAAAATCGGATCTATGAGGAAATCCTCACGCCTAATTTACCTTGAGCATCCTGGAAAAGCTTGTGATAcacccaaaacaaatagcggTAACTCGCAGGCAATCATCGGCTATTGCAAAGAGAAAGTTCCTCCGCACTGGGAACGACCTCGTCATAAAACTTACCATGGATCGGCAAGCCTCCTATCCTGTGAATATCCTACAGTGAAATTAACATCTCCCCTTGCGccgtgtgaagtgtgttggtcgttgaacaccaatgctcaaagaacGCTCGAAGAACGGAAGGATAAcgatcataactaaacaaagatgcgTACACAGCGTGGTAAAGGCCCACTTTAGTAAGCACATCTTTAGATCGgctcaagacatcttcaagccactcccAATAAAACTCATCAAAGACGGCTTCTCTAGTAGTCGACAGGGTACCATTCCAAGCCATGGCTCCGCTGCGAAtgtgatcaccaagaagcttaaaCAAGATCGGATGATGGTCACGAGCATGGtgcaaatgactcaaaataagaACCTTCAATGTGCACGTCTTTTTCTTCGTATTTGGTTGAACAACGTCTACcacctcccaagatacttcagaagaccacgacttaatatgcatggaaTTGTCTTTCACGAGaaaagcaagcgctttaggACCAGTTAGTGGCGGGTAAAGCTTCAACGTTGTTCCCTCATCTTGTGAATCGCCTTCCTttgcaagaatggtgatggtgttgttcctaaaacatttgaaaaataccatgaccacaaatcagccacaaaacttgAGCAGCACGACAAAGATGGCAGCTACAGGATGGTCCTTCAAGGCACGTTACAGTGGCAAAAGAAACTAAAATGCTACGCAAACCCGCAGCGATTacgcaagcagtttcttgcacCGCACGTCGACGTCACCACCAAGAAAgaactgtgaccaaaaggcattacgCAGCGAAGCCCCGCTGCAGGCTCTTGCATAGCACCACACGGCAGCGTgccaccgagggaaaactgtggtCAAAAGACACTACACAGCGAAACCTCGTTGCAGTCTTTTACACAAGCACACCCACGGCCTGCTACCACGGCTCTAAAATCTTCGTGAAGATCCTGGCGTCAAGCTCTGCCTTctcaagattaaaaaaaattcctgacattacaaacaaagaaatccaTCAGTGGGGACACACACATTGTgcgtaaaaaaaataaaataaaataaaataaaacattatattatgttatatatatatatatatatgtatatatagacaTATGTGTGCACGGTTTGGTGATGGGACAAGTGCACAAAATGAAGATGGTGACAAGATGATCAAcctccacatatatatataaggacgcaaatggtgatggtgatgggacaaatatatatatacatatatgcatggCTCAAAAGATGGAAATGGTATGCACGGCTCaaaagacatatatatatatatatatatatacatatgtgacTCACCAAGTAAAAGCAGCATGAAGGAATTGCAGAGGGCAAAGCACATTATAttacatgtatatatgtatgcacGATGATAAAGCAAACTGCAACAGTGATAAAGTAAACTACAACAGCGATAAAGCAAACTACAACAGTAgctttccgtatatatatatatatatatatactcaagTGACTCACCAAGTAAAAGTAGCAGCGCAGGATTGCTGGACAATGGTGCAGTGGCGATGCAAGGCAACAAGCAACGCAATGGCTGAAGCTGTGTA is part of the Malus domestica chromosome 12, GDT2T_hap1 genome and encodes:
- the LOC139189783 gene encoding uncharacterized protein: MAINMGITALEVFGNSKLIINQLLTEYEVRKDDLIPYFRLATQLLQEFETVTLEHVPRKENQMADALANLTSSMTLGEDEAADMPVCQRWVIPLISEMLQDDTNVISVLPVDVEEWRQLLIDYLEHGKLPDDSRHRSEIRRRAPRFLYYKETLYRRSFE